AACCCCTCGGCGTGCTCGTACGTTATCTCCTTGAACTTAAGCGCCCCCTCCAGCGCGACCGGGTGGCCGACGCCGCGCCCGATGAAGAAGTACGCGTCGCGGCCGCGGTACTCGTCGGCGAGCTTGGCGACCGGCGAGTCCTCGAGGACCCGCTGGACGTCCGCGGGGAGCCGCCGGAGCGCCGCGCCACGCTCGGCGCGGTCCGGGCTCGGTTCGCCGGTCACGTCCTCGACGAGCCGCTCGCCGAGCAACGACAGCGCGGCCACCTGCGAGGAGAACGTCTTGGTCGCCGCCACGCCGATCTCCGGGCCGGCGCGGATGAACAGCGCGTCGTCACACTCCCTGGACGCGGTGGACCCGACGACGTTCGTGACGGCGAGCGTGCGAGCGCCCGCGTCGCGTGCGTGCCTGACCGACTGGAGCGTGTCGGCCGTCTCACCGCTCTGTGTGACGGCGACGACGAGCGTGTCCTCGTCCGCCGGCGCGGGCGCGGTCGCGTACTCGCCGGCGCGGAACGTGTACGCCGGGACGCCCATCTCGATCAGGTGCTCCCTGGCGTACATCGCGGCGTGGTACGAGGTGCCGCACGCGACGAACTGGACGTCCCGCACGTCCGCGAACGTCCCGGGGGGGAACGACGAGAGCGAGACGCTCCCGTCGTTCCCGATGCGGCCGCTGACGGTCCGGTCGAGCGCGTTCGGCTGTTCGTTTATCTCCTTGAGCATGTAGTGCTCGTAGCCGTCGCGCTCGGCGTCCTCCGGGCGCCAGTCCACGGTCGACGGCTCCCGCGTGACGCGCTCGCCGTCGGCATCGGTGACCGCGTACCCCGTCGGCCCGACCGCCACGACGTCCCCGTCCTCCAGGTGGACGACTCGGTCCGTGTACTCGAGGAACGACGGGACGTCGCTCGCGAGGAACCGTCGGTCACCGTCGAGACCGAGCACCAGGGGCGAGCCACGCCGGGTCGCGTACAGCGTCTCCTCGCCGTCGACGAGCATGACGACGGCGAAGCCTCCCTCGAGCCGTCCGATCGCCCACCGGAACGCCTCGTCCGGGTCGAGCCCGTCGGCGAGCCCCTCCTCGACGAGGTGGGGGATGACCTCGGTGTCGGTGTCGCTGGAGAACCGGTGGCCGCGCTCGCTCAGCTCCGTGCGCAGCTCCTCGTGGTTCTCGATGATGCCGTTGTGGACGACCGACACCGAGCCGGTACAGTCGATGTGGGGATGGGCGTTCTCGTCGGTCGGCGGGCCGTGAGTGCTCCACCGCGTGTGGCCGATCCCGATGCCGCCGCTGGGGGGCTCCTCCTCGACGGTGGCCCGGAGCGTCGAGATCTCGCCCGACCGCTTCAGCACCGAGAGCCCGTCCGCGCCCCCGTCGATCGCGATGCCGCTCGAGTCGTAGCCGCGATACTCGAGGTTGGCCAGCCCCGTGAGGAGCTCGTCGACCACGTCGCCGTCCGCGATGCAGGCCGTTATCCCACACATGGAAGGCGCTCCGTTCGCGTATGGTCGTGCGCCTGTGCGGGGTGTCGTGGCGGAGTGACCGCCGGTAATATTTCGTTCATTGATATTTTCCCGGATGGGCGCGGCCATCCGCGGTGACGGTGGCCAATGGCCCGATTCGTCCATTGTTATTCGCGTGCTGTGGCTTCCGCCCGCGTGGTTAGCCGACCCCACGTTTCTCCCGCTCTCCGGGGCGGAGACGGCGGAATTACGGCCCGATATCGGGCGATACCGACCGGTAGCGAACTGATAACAAAGGGGATAGCTGGTCCGAGAACGGACGCCACATGTTAGTCATCCTCTGTGCGGCGGACGACACGGTCCGACGTGTCACGTCGTCGCCGCCGCCCGATCTCCCCCCGATCGGACCGGAGCGGACCCCCGGA
The DNA window shown above is from Halorarum salinum and carries:
- the glmS gene encoding glutamine--fructose-6-phosphate transaminase (isomerizing), producing MCGITACIADGDVVDELLTGLANLEYRGYDSSGIAIDGGADGLSVLKRSGEISTLRATVEEEPPSGGIGIGHTRWSTHGPPTDENAHPHIDCTGSVSVVHNGIIENHEELRTELSERGHRFSSDTDTEVIPHLVEEGLADGLDPDEAFRWAIGRLEGGFAVVMLVDGEETLYATRRGSPLVLGLDGDRRFLASDVPSFLEYTDRVVHLEDGDVVAVGPTGYAVTDADGERVTREPSTVDWRPEDAERDGYEHYMLKEINEQPNALDRTVSGRIGNDGSVSLSSFPPGTFADVRDVQFVACGTSYHAAMYAREHLIEMGVPAYTFRAGEYATAPAPADEDTLVVAVTQSGETADTLQSVRHARDAGARTLAVTNVVGSTASRECDDALFIRAGPEIGVAATKTFSSQVAALSLLGERLVEDVTGEPSPDRAERGAALRRLPADVQRVLEDSPVAKLADEYRGRDAYFFIGRGVGHPVALEGALKFKEITYEHAEGFGSAELKHGPLALVTEDTPVVAVFDGRHGEKALANVEEVRARGAPVIAVAGEGSRKVREIADEFLPVPDTHPDATGVLANVQLQLVSYHVADLLGRAIDKPRNLAKSVTVE